Part of the Equus przewalskii isolate Varuska unplaced genomic scaffold, EquPr2 ChrUn-1, whole genome shotgun sequence genome is shown below.
tgactGAATAAATGACTGTTTGAGTAAAGCCATATTTGAATGTTGAATAAACGGATGGCAGAGCATGGTGAGAAAATTCAGTTTCTGGAAGCTGCACTCCCTGATGTCTGTAAGGTCTAGGTCATTCAGGCGAATCAAGGTGTTTTCAGGGCTGCACTGAGCAAGTGGAGGCTTTGTGAGAACCCAGTGGCTCCTGCTCCCAGCTCCTTCCCGTGAGGCCATAGCCATGATTCTCCATCCTCCAtcatcctcaccccaccccccttctCTCCACAGGGCTCCAAGGCACTCaggtctcccctccctcccccatatTCCATGAAGGCCATTCTTCTCCTTGAGAACCCTCCAGTCTTCTCTGAGACCCTCCCCACCTCTCAAGGTCCTGCTTCCTCTAGGACACCTCCCTGGCCCTGAATGTGGCCACACATCCCTCCTAAGTTCCACTCTGCCTTTCACTAGGCCCAGGCTGACACAGGCCAGGCTGAAGGGTGTGGGACCAGGAGCTAGAGACACCTGGATCAAGTCTAGATCCTTTGCACATGACTTGTGAGGCCTCGGGCAGGGGGCACTCTCTGAGCGTTGGTTTCCTATCTGTGAAGCGGAGGACAATCATGCAGTGGGTTGTGGAGATGACAGATGAGATGATGATATGAGCGTACTTGGTGCATGTTAGGGGCCTGGCAAATGCTGGCTCACTGCCCCTGCTCCTTGTCTAGATCGCTGGACTGGAGGGCAGCTCTGGCCTCCTCCCTGGTGacaggcacagtgctgggcacacagcaggtgctcagtgttTGCTGATTGGTGGGCTTATCCCTCCAATTTACCCTTCCACCTACTGGAGGAGGGCCTTCCCAAGTGTCTGCCTGACACCCCTCCCATTCTCAGTCCTTCATCAGCTCCCATCTCTTGTGGATGAAATTCAGCCTCTGCACACCCTGCTGGTGGTGTTGCCCAGACCGGGTGAAGTGATCTTAGCTACTCAGAGGCCCTGTGGACCTGTCCCGGGGAGGGAACTGGCACTCACTTGAAGAGGTTAAAGAATCCGTAGGTTTCCAGGCACATGCCCAGAAGGGGCCAGCGCAGGAGCACAATGACCACACCTCCCAGGAAGAAGCTGGTCCCCTTGAGCTTGTGCCTCTGGAAGAAGAAGGCGAGCATCTTCCTCAGGCCAATGATGAGGGACAGGCCCACCAGGAACAGGAGCtgcggggcagggagaggagcatGAGCGCCAACACACCAGCCCCTCGGGGTCAGGGGCCAGGTGCTCCGCCGTCAGGCGTGGGGCAGGGCTTGCTAAGGAAGGACGACATCAGAGAGGGCAAGCCAGCAACGTGGCAAAATCCCAGAGCCTTGAGTAGTTCAGGCTTGTTAGGAATGGGACTGCCCAGAGGCAGGGGGATGGACAAGGAGAAATTTGAATGTCTCTAGCTTCTCACTCAGTCTGACCCAGTTTCTTGGACCCCAAGCACTTCTTCGTGTAGGACTCCATTTCTCACCACACCTCCAAGGAAGATGGGACAGACAATGAGCATCTCTCTGTCTGACAAATGGTGCCTAAACGTGTTAAGCGGCCTTACCCAACATCCCACGGAGCCGTCAGCACTCCGCTGCCTGTGAAGTCACATCCCAGGCCCCCCGCTCTGCGGCCCTGCCACTCCTAACGACCCCTTCACAGTGCCTGGACCCCATCAGATGTTTGGGTCTGGCTTTCTTCCCACGTGTTCCACCCCGCTGGAAGTGCTCTGTCTGCCTCCATGCCCGTCTCCTTTCCAAATGCATTTTCATCCTTCTCTCACTGGGTGTGCTCTTTTCTCCACGCACCTTGTTTCACACCAAATGTGTTCATCTTATTGTGACTTTACCCTGCCCCAGCTTCCTCCCCAGTCGTGTATGTCCGTGTGGCATCCCTGTCCCTAGGCGGCGGGATTCCCATGGCAGGAACAGAGTCGGATTCATCTCGGCGTCCCCAGGGCCTCACCCAGAGCTTGGCATGAGAATCCGGGTCCTCAGGTTCTCTGTGCCCAGCAGGCCTTGCTGTCCATCCCAGCCATGCTCGCCTGCCCACACTTGATGGTGCCTGACCCCTGGATGGGCACAGTCTGAATGAACTGGGGCTGACCCTCCCAGCAAGAGAGACCTCAGGTAGGTTGGCGGGGGAGGTACACAGGGCTGGCACTCACGTTTCCGAAGGCCAGGAGCACTGCATCAAAGTACAGGAGTATTCCAAAGAGGACGAAGAAGACGCCGAAGCCAGTGGTGCCCACACCAATCTCTGCAATGGGCAAGGAAGTCGTCGGGGGAGGGCTTTGGGGGCAGGTTGGGGTGCTGGAACTTTCCCCCATTGCTGCTGGACAGGAGCccgctgggggctgggggctggggtggctCTATTTCCATCCGGGAATCTCACTTCCGTGGTCTCAGGGATGAGGGGacgagaagggaaaggaaggatggGCAGGAACCTCTGTTTAGCACCTGGGAACTGGTGATCTGTTCTCTGCGTATGGCTCtgtcctcacagcaaccccatgAGGCAGCTGGTGCCACCCTCACTGCTTCCCATTTTCGGCTTCCTCCTGTCTTCAAATGCTACACCATCCAGATCATTCTCAGGGTTGGTTCCTGGCATAACACAACCGCCTGCCTACTCTCTTCTGTCCTCTTGCCCTTGGGACCTGCTGATGCCCAACCCACACCCGGGCAGGAGAAGACCACTGAGAAGTCATGGCGGCCAGCCCCAAACAGTCTCCGAACCACCCGGCTGTCCTGCTCTACTTCCCAAGAGGCTTGTCCTCCTGAACAATGCTTCACACCATCTCATCGCTCCTCTACACTGCCCGTCCCCAGCTTCCGGGTGATGACCTCTCACACTTGATTGGAAAAATAGAAGTTGTCAACCAGGAATGTGCTCATCTTTCCACCTGGGAGTCCACACCCTAGCCTGCacctgctccattctcctccctgctcctgcaGCAGCCACCTTGGCTGCACTGCCGTATGCCCCCGAGCCTCCTGACTTCAGCCTCAGTGCTGGGCAGGCCTGCGCAAGGTGGACCCACACTGCCAGAGCCCCTCCCAGTCTGCCCCTGCCTTCTGGCTTTGTGCCTCAGGGCCTTCTGGGAAGCTGCAGGAGTTTGCTCAGAGCCAGTGAGCACAGAAGAGAAGTGCAAGATATTAAGCCTCTCTGGTTTGGTCAAGGGCTACATTTTTGACAATTTGACATGCTTTTCAGATCCAGTGAAGAAAAGTTGTAACAATAACAGGATAtgaagtttctttccttttcttttcttttttgctgaggaagatttgcctgagctaacatccattgccaatcttcctctttctatgtgaggtgctgccacagcacggccactgacagacaagagatgtgggtctgtgcctgggaaccaaactcggGCCACCGAattggagtgcaccaaacttaaccactaggccatggggacTGGCCCTGAAGTCCCTTTTTTCTTAAACCCTCTCCATCAGGCAGAAttgttaattttgcttatttttgccaCTCTGATAGTCAACAAATGACAGTTCATTGTgttgcttcatttttaaatggaattgattgaatttttaattttaaagattttatttttcctttttctctccaaagccccctggtactcagttgtgtgtttttagttgtgggtccttctagttgtggcatgtgggacaccgcctcagcatggcttgatgagtggtgccatgtccaaaaccagtgaaaccctgggccacagaagcggagcatgcggatttaaccactcagtcaggggctggcccccatcttaaccatttttaagtgtgcagttcagtggcattaagtacaggCACACTGTCATACAACTGTCATCATCATTcatctccagagctcttttcctcttacaaaactgaaactctgtccccattaaacactatctctccttctctcctcgcccagtgcctggcacccaccattcttctttctgtttctgtggttcTGACTGCTCTaggcacctcatataagtgagatcatacagttatctgtctttttgtgattggtttatttcacttagcaccatgtcctcaaggttcatccacgttgtagtgtGTGACAGGATCTCCTTCCTTTATCAGGGCTcagtaatattccagtgtgtgtagagaccacattttgtttatctattcatcatcCATGGCCATGTGGGTTGCTTCTGCCTCGTGAATagtgtgaatgatgctgctgtgaacacgggcGTGCAAATAGCTCTTCAAGACCCTGCCTTCACTTcttttggacaaatacccagaagtggaagtgctggatcagatggtagttctatttttgcctttttgaggaaccaccatacagttttccattgtagctgcaccattttacatgtgcacaagggttccagtttctccacatcctcacccacccttgttattttctgttttttgttttgttttgtttttgatagcatccatcctaataggtatgaggtggtacctcattgtggttttgatttgcatttccctaaggattagggatgttgagcatcttttcatgtgcttgttggttATTTATAAATCTTCTCTGAAGAAGGGTCTATTCAAGTcccttgcctattttttaaacaggttgtttgggtcttttgttgttgaattggaggagttctttacatattctggatattaactccttatcagatgtatgacttgcaaatattttctcccattccataggttgcctttttgctCTGTTGATGTGTCCTTTGgtgcataaaagtttttaattttgatagttcagtttacctattttttccttcgttgcctatgcttttggtc
Proteins encoded:
- the GOLT1A gene encoding vesicle transport protein GOT1A isoform X4, whose translation is MISITEWQKIGVGTTGFGVFFVLFGILLYFDAVLLAFGNLLFLVGLSLIIGLRKMLAFFFQRHKLKGTSFFLGGVVIVLLRWPLLGMCLETYGFFNLFKSFFPVAFGFLGNASNIPFLSALFQRLQGASSMV
- the GOLT1A gene encoding vesicle transport protein GOT1A isoform X3, with amino-acid sequence MISITEWQKIGVGTTGFGVFFVLFGILLYFDAVLLAFGNLLFLVGLSLIIGLRKMLAFFFQRHKLKGTSFFLGGVVIVLLRWPLLGMCLETYGFFNLFNLRALPGPASSHQDELAGFVAALALPLCHLLQGDIRRGGARGAA